The following DNA comes from Miscanthus floridulus cultivar M001 chromosome 5, ASM1932011v1, whole genome shotgun sequence.
tACCTCAAGATCAAGATGCCtagccccaacggcatcatcactatcgagtccacgtacgagcatgcatacgactgtgacgtcgaatgcatcgagtacaccgaggctctcgtggaggccgagaccctcatcatcaacctcgaccaacttggtagcgaggcgcccgACTCCAAGTGTCGTgccaggactttcgagcccgcAGAGGCCATCAAGCTTGTCCCGGTCAACCCCACCTACTCCAACGactgggcgctgaggatcagcaccaccctcgacaacaaataggaagccatgatCGTTGACTTTCTCTGCGCGAATGCTGATGTATtcgtgtggagtccctcggacatgctgggcataccgagggaggtcaccgagcatgccttggacatccaggccggctctagaccggtgaagcagcgcctatgccgattcgatgaggaaaagcgtagggccatcggtgaggaggtgcagaagcttttggcggtcggattcatcaaggaagtgtcccatccagagtggttagctaatcccatattagttaaaaataaaaatgggaagtggaggatgtgtgtagactacaccggtttgaataaagcatgtccaaaagttccattcccattacctcgaattgaccaaatcatcgactccactacgggatgtgaaaccctatctttccttgatgcgtatttcggttaccatcaaatcaagatgaaacaatctgaccagctcgtgacttctttcatcaccccattcgacatGTGTTGCTATGTGATTATGCCGTTCAGCCTCATAAatgtaggggccacataccagcggtgcatgacctaggtctttggtgagcacattaggcgaaccatcgaggcctacgtggacgacatcatggtcaagtccaggaaggccagtgaccTCATCGGCGATTTGGaagtagccttcaaatgccttagagagaagggcatcaagctcaaccctgagaagtgtgtcttcgaggtcccccgaggcatgctcttaggattcatagtcttagagcatggcatcgaggccaacccagagaaggtctcggccgtgaccaacatgggaccaatccaagacctcaagggagtgcagagggttatgggatgccttgcggccctgagccacttcatctcgcgccttggcgaaaaaggcttgcctctgtaccacctcttgagaaaatccaaacgcttttcttggacccccgaggccgaagaagccctcaccaagctcaaggcactgctcaccaatcctcccatcttgGTGCCGCCGACCAAGGgcaaggccctcttactctacgtcgctgcaacgacccaagtggtcagcgcggccgtagtggtcgagaggcagaaaggagggcatgctctacccgtccaacgacctgtttacttcatcagcgaggtactcttcgagactaagacacgctacccccacatccaaaagctgACCTACGCCATAGTCTTAGCTCGATgcaagctgcatcactacttcgagtcccacccggtgaccgtggtgttgtctttccctctgggagagataatctagaaccgggaggcctcgggtagaatagccaagtgggccgtcgaactcatgggggaagccctatcttttgcgccttggaaagtaattaaatcccaggtcttggccaatttgtggctgagtggaccgatacccaactgccacctgctcaaatccaggcagaatgctggaccatgtactttgatgggtccctcATGAAGATCGGggtaggcgtgggtctgctcttcatctcaccccttggagtgcacatgcgctacatgatttggctccactttgccgcctccaacaatgcagccgagtacgaagccctcatcaatggcttgcagatcacCATCAAACTTGGAATACGATGTCTTGACATATGAGGCGATTcacagctcatcgtcgatcaagtgatgaaggagtcgaactgctaTGActccaaaatggaggcatactataAGTTGGTGCATCGCCTAGAAGATAAGTTCGACAGCCTCGATCTCAACCACATCGCGTGAAAATTCAATGAGGCcgtggatgaactggcaaagatggcgtcggcacgggccccggtccccccgaacatcttcgttagagacctccacaagccttctatcgactatgcctcggcggtggaagagggcccaccagtcgagcccaccacagggcccgaggcccccctCTGCCACTGAGACCCCTGtggccgagcccgaggccatggaaatcaacacggagcctcccgaggccaaccagggcacggactggcgagtcctgtTCCATGATTGCcttgttcgaggagagcttcctatagATAGGAccgaagcacgacggcttgcgcgacgagccaaaaATTATGTCCTCAGCAATgacgagttgtacaggcgaagcccatctggcgtcctccaacggtgcatcaccaccgaggtaggccaaaccctactttgggacttgcacgtgggagcctatgggcaccatgcagcgcctcgaaCGTTCATtggaaatgccttccgccaagggttctactggccaacggcggttgctgacgccaccaagctcgtacgctcctacgagggatgccagtactacgcgcgACAGACGTACCTCCCGGCCGAAGCCCTCtagaccatccccattacatggccattcgccgtgtgggggctggacatggttgggcctctgcagaaggcccccgagggctatacccatttgctggtagcgatcgacaagttctccaagtggatcaaggctcgtccgatcactcgaatcaaatccgagcaagcggtgctgttctttactgatatcatccacatgtttggggttccaaacaccatcatcactaacaATGGGTCTCGGCCCATCGGCCataagttcctgacgttctgcgacgaccaccacatctgtgtggctTGGTCGGTCATAGGACACACTAGGACAAacgaccaagtagaacgtgccaacggcatgatcctatagggtctcaagccaagaatatgcaactggttgaagaaatttggcaagaaatggcttgttgAACTCCCATcgatcatctggagcctgaggaacactctgagctgagccacagggttcacactgttcttcctggtctatggagccgaggccatcctccccactgacttggagtacggttccctgaggctataggcctacaacgagcaaaggaACAGTACTACCCATGAGGACGCCCTTGACCaattggaggaagcccgagatgttgcgctgctacactcggccaagtactagcaagccctATGATGCTGTCAAGCTCGGTGCATTCGATGCCGAGACCTAAaagtgggcgacctagtgctgagactaaggcagagcaataagggccgccataaggtgaccccaccatgggaagggccgtacatcatcgcccaagtgctaaagcccgggacctacaagctagccaacaagaagggtgaaatcctcaccaacgcttgaaatatagaacagctacgtcgcttctacccttaaattttcaAGCACTACATACATTAtttcttgaaatacaataaagaagtgttctttagttgttctaattttttgagaaaccccccgagctcatcgatgggggatcggcgttacaataacgctataagggagactcggctctgcctctacagaggtgcccaccatggggctcgaacaagactcggctctgcctctatagaactgagcctccctcaggggctagaaagggggaccccccctaagtcccaggcatcatttttttagtcgtttttcgaaaaaaaattctacgccaaactctctcgcgttcTCTAagaaatcgattgtaaaaaaactAAGGACAGAAAGTCTGTCTCAgagccaaaaggccggccgagtcgcGAGACGACCTATGCCTCTaggctatggcaactccctcaccaccttttgcccgaagggcagcttaggctccgaggaagttttttgcaagagatatgttcaaagacgagacagagggcagaggctcggaaatacaataaaaaatgattaaaatgcgtatacacataagtactttaaaaaggcctcgatggccacaagcatcatggtacaatgatgtaagttctaatctatttacatggcccctttggcctatgTCAAAACTTAGGGTCACCAGCATCGGCGGACGacgtgggaggaaccacctcctctttgaacaaactggccagcgccatgccaggggcctcagccgcctccaccagcttcatgacctcctccttagccttctcatcatcctcagccatgacGTAACCGTCGCTGACGGCCTTGAGGTCGAtgccggcgtagtgcgaggagacgatggcCAGGGCGCACTTGACGCCCGTGTGTAGCGCCCCCCGGAGCCGCTCGCGGACTCGACTGCTCAACGCGATGAagcggctcccgagggagctacccgactcgaccccccaacctccagggcctcgcaggcggcatGGGCGGCACTCtgcagcgcgttgtgctcccggatctcagcctcgagcactgcctgcactacgacggaggcctcagctgcctgggtgacctccttctccaaccctgcgccaagacaggcaggatggggttaagcacgaaagaaaaacaagccaaacagggggtgagcctatgagactcaccctcggctttctccctcTAGTTTTAGACCTCaacccaagaggcctcggccgccctggaagcctccttctctagctctgTGTCGCATCGGGGAGTTAGGAGTCGAATGCAAGAAAAATAGATAAAACAAGGGGTGCGGctcaataggactcaccctcggccttttccttctaggctaagGCCTTGACCCGGGAGGCCTCATCCACCTTGACAGCCTCCGCCAGGGCACCTTTTGTCAGCCGGTGcgcgctctgctccgcacccaggtGCCTAacgatggccttggcagaggccgccaCTTGTTCGGCCTgggacctaaaggtgtcccgctcaccggccacccaggtcagctcctcctctagctccttgatccacgcCGCCAAAGGGATGGCCTGCTCCCGAGTCGTGGTCACCTCAGCCTTCATATCAACacagcgaaggtggaggtcctccacctccgcgctccatgccgacagaagctcattggcattggcgagcaagtccttctgctatcgaagctggtcctagatgtcCCTCTCCTGCCGAAGGAACATCGACTTCCtaagggaccgggcctcgagctcctggataggcagaataAACGTCAAGCACTGCGAGAAAACTTGGGAAAAAGACAACACAGCACAAGAAAAGAAGGCGCGTACCAAGGCAACACCGGGTAGGTCGTCAGCCACGACGGACAGCACTATCCATAGCGACCGCTCTGCCAGACGGCAGTATTGCTCGAAAGAACCCCAGTGCCCCCCCTCGGCCGCATCctcgagggtgaacagaggctccccctcagggtcgtcctggctctaccacaagacacgcgggctatcccacccgtggggcttgGGTTGTACCTagatgagggccgagcttccctcaccagaggtcggagctggctgctccacggtgctggccacctcggcgtccgccacctccttcaCTCGGGAACTATCATTgaaggagattgaatgaacctccacctcccgaGTGCTCTCCTATGATGGCGGCGGGTCTTGGACTAGGGGCGGTACCGAAGTTTGCCCGCCTCCATCTCCACATCCTGGGCCACCGGCTCCACCGCGCCCAagccggcctccgccacctcggcctcggtggtcctaggagccCCGGTGTCCGCCATCTTGGCTTTGGAAGCCCTAGAAGCCTcggcctccgccacctcagcCTCGAGGGTCCTTGGGGCCttggcctcgccctcggtggccttagCGATTGAAGGCACGCTTCACCTAACTCGAGGACCTCAGCCTCACGAGGCGTAGGCACCTTCTCCCCCGCTTGCTTtgtggccgcctcggtagcctctccttgggtgaCTGGCTCCTTCGAGTCAGCCCTGGCCGATGCCGTGCCACGCTGTATGGTggcctgcgcctccaccacccatcgggcggtggagctggtgctcaccttgagtgccttaTGCAGCGCCAGGGCGGGTGCTTCCGCCTGACGCTTTTGGCTGAAGGCAAAGCACTCACAAGGTCAGCATATGACCAAGGAACAAGTGGGAGATGCTGCAAACaccactgacaaaacacttacctcgaatgGGGACACAATAGCTTCCGCACCGCGTCCCTCATCCTCAACAACGGTGGTGGCAGTAGCGGTGGCACAGCCCCTGTGTCCACCGGTATCGGCCGGCCCTCGCCGGGCTCCGACCCTTTGCGGAGGCGGTTGAGTCGCCCCTGCCATCGCCTACTCCACCTCTACCATCGAGCCCATAGGGCTAATGACGCACTTCCTCGACGACCAtgtctcgggcgtgtcggccttggccccaAGGTGGGCGATCGCTAGCCCCGAggcgccctctcctcctcctagagacaCCAGGCTACTCGCCAACACCCTAGGCGCCGTCTCCCTGacgttagggagatggtctagaGGACCCCACCTTGCCTCACTCTCATCGTCATCGCTCGAAGAGTCCATCGACGACGGTGACGGAGATGGCTCCTTCgggagaccgtcgtgcctctATTGCCAGCGACGTTTCTACAGCTCGTCGtgctcgaggctcttcctcttaCGCCTTGCCTCCTTGACATCCTTCCACTCCTTGTACGCCTCGGCGTGCACCCTGTTCACCACTCGCTGCTCTGCGTCCTTAGGAACGGGTGACGGgaaggctcgcacatccctcatcccctgtaggaacggcaaatgcaaataagggaacagattgaaaatgtaaggagcaaggaggcctcaggGGCTGTAGCGATGCGTGACTCACTAgagtgatgtacccccatgatGGGCGCATCGGGAACAGGGTCAGATCCCTACTCCTatgccgcccctccaccgtctctctcacctgaCGTAGAACCTCCTCGTCAGAAAGGGTGACGGTGGACAACCGGATGCCGTTGATTGCCTCACTCGGTGTCATCTTGCACAAGCGCTGCCatcgagccatcagcggtagcaccctccagtggtggaaggctaccacgaccacggccgctgTAAGGCCGTGGCTCCACAGCCTCTCTAGTGCCTTTAGAAGTGGCTACAGCTTAGGCTGATCAACCAAcgggacgccgtacctccacttctccagCTAGCTCTCCACAACCCACctggtataggggggaagcccaccATCATCATTgtagaggtagaaccagctattgtACCAGCGGTGGTTGGACAAcacgagctgggccaggatgtagaagggctgcctgtcttggcacacttggagagtgcagccgccggccctcaatgTCTTCCGCATGCCCATCGTGCCCGCTGGCTTGGTGTTGAGCCCCACctggaagaagtggagccacagctcccagtgggggtGATGCCCAGGTACCCTCACTAACGGTGACGAAGATGGccacctgcgcgatggagttgtggttgaagttgtggagctccacgtcgtagtaatgcgggagcacccgcatgaactGGTCTGCTGGCAAGCCAAGAccgtgctcgtggaaggccacaaagctcacaatgtagccatcgcgtggcctcggctctggctcgcccctcggagcaatccactccagtctgttggggtcggtaaccgagcAGAGGAGACCATCGTCGACAAGCGACTACAGCGTCACCGTAGACACGTCGGACGGATCCTAAGGATCCACCTGGATGACAACAGTGCCACcagccatgggtgcggtggagaatgcgacTACGGCGGTAACTCGTGCTCTcactttctctctctttctctctctctcctttcctcccccttctcccttcttctccccgacgCTCTCTTCCTctattcttagcaaccgctcgagggcagaaagggcaaacgcaggcaggcaaggtaaggaggggcggggcgTGGCTTGTCACGTATTTATGTGGGAAGAGGGCCAAATGGACGGGCAATGAAAAcggggaagtttcccttagatctagcgcagttaatctAGATCTGACCAAACCACCCACGTGTCCACCTTCTTCTTATTAACCGCGCGCACATAGTAACGTCCCATCCATAGACGTCGCGTCACATTTGACCATAGCAACGGCAAGTGCCGTTCCATCTCCCCaaggaaccgcctcaaaaggtgcaACCGCCGTCGtcagccgatgggaagggaatatcccccacccgattcctttcaaactaaggaactaggcaccgagcccgttacggtctaggggttcgaaggctgggccctcgagggtctcgatagctgccctaggacaaacagagtcagggatgactatgggcgagcccgtacatggccgaggcccaagcaagcaattgcttgagatgccctaagtcgtgtccgagaccggcaggaaggtctctgaatgggatcccaccgtagggaggcaccaagcccctggggccaatcgaacggccctgggacccactagagaagccctctagtacttttggagtgcgtctctggaccgctagccaacccctatcgaatggggcacgggccttcactcggacttacccgataacagctcaccggaggtgtcactgctcgcgcccactgagggtagcctggcatactccacccctccttttgaatgaaaaggatgcgcgagggccgcacaaaaaagacagggaaactcctgatcaccctcttgctccgagcagaggctcaagAGCTCTTCCTGTAACcaacccgattcctttcagactaaggaactgggcaccgagcccgttacggtccaggggtttgaaggctgggcccccgagggtctcgacagctgctccaggacaaacagagtcaggtaTGACTATAGGGGaacccgtacatggccgaggcccaagcaagcaattgcttgggatgccctaagttgtgtccgagaccgataggaaggtctctgaatgggatcccaccgtagggaggcactgagcccccaaggccaatcgaacggccctaggacccactagagaagccctctagtacttttggagtgcgtctctagaccgctagccgacccctatcgaatggggcatgggcctccacttggacttacccgataacagctcaccagaggtgtcactgttcacgcccaccaagggtagcctggcatactccactcctccttccgaacgaaaaggatgcacgagagccgcacaaaaaagacagggaaactcctgatcaccctcttgctccgagcagaggctcaggggctcttcctgcaaccaagccgagacccaatgacccaaactcacactcgggggctcggcaaatgcaacaaCCCCCCCTCCCCCGCTCAACAaggaaaaagcccctagaggagtaaatccactcctccagggcctcgggggctacaccctacgggtgcgctcacgcgcacccaccgaagcctcgagtacgaaacaccatcccaccaggagctgccgtgagccaagtctcatcaaaaccttagggagaacactcacactctccccgaggctcgggggctactatcgggtaccacaAAAAGGGGTCCcttaagcaagaaccaaaaaatcgcttagaccttataaaaatcgaagccaagagacaaccaccggcaaacccctaccttatccgaggctcggctggaccgcccggcccacctcgaacaatatctagGCTCACCCAAAGCGGGCTTAGCCCAGAACAAAAccataaggcctcagacgaggtaccgattctcccaCTC
Coding sequences within:
- the LOC136454474 gene encoding uncharacterized protein, encoding MRPLGRINLPVCFGSPSNYRKEVLTFEVVGFKGTYHTILGRPCYTKFMVIPNYIYLKIKMPSPNGIITIESTYEHAYDCDVECIEYTEALVEAETLIINLDQLGSEAPDSKCRARTFEPAEAIKLVPVNPTYSNDWALRISTTLDNK